The proteins below come from a single Burkholderia sp. FERM BP-3421 genomic window:
- a CDS encoding TetR family transcriptional regulator encodes MARKTREESLNTKNRILDAAELVLLEKGVAQTAMADLAESAGMSRGAVYGHYKNKIEVCLAVCDRAFSRAAEDFELGDEQPTLGMLRRAALHYLRQCSEPGSLQRVVEILYMKCERCEENAPLMRRRTLYELQTLRIAKALLRRMVAAGELDAGLDIHLAGVYLLSLIEGIFGSLMWSTRLRGARWTDAEALLNAGLDALRTAPALLRPSSP; translated from the coding sequence ATGGCCCGCAAAACCAGGGAAGAATCGCTGAACACCAAGAACCGCATCCTCGATGCGGCGGAGCTGGTGCTGCTCGAGAAAGGCGTGGCGCAGACCGCGATGGCCGACCTGGCCGAGTCGGCCGGGATGTCGCGCGGCGCGGTGTACGGCCATTACAAGAACAAGATCGAGGTCTGTCTCGCGGTGTGCGACCGCGCGTTCTCGCGGGCGGCCGAGGACTTCGAGCTGGGCGACGAGCAGCCCACGCTCGGCATGCTGCGGCGCGCCGCCCTGCACTACCTGCGGCAGTGCAGCGAGCCGGGCTCGTTGCAGCGCGTGGTCGAGATCCTCTACATGAAATGCGAGCGCTGCGAGGAAAACGCGCCGCTGATGCGCCGCCGCACGCTGTACGAACTGCAGACGCTGCGCATCGCGAAGGCGCTGCTGCGACGAATGGTCGCAGCGGGCGAACTCGACGCCGGCCTCGACATCCACCTCGCGGGGGTCTACCTGCTGTCGCTGATCGAAGGCATCTTCGGCTCGCTGATGTGGTCCACGCGCCTGCGCGGCGCGCGCTGGACCGACGCCGAGGCCCTGCTCAACGCCGGCCTCGATGCGCTGCGCACCGCGCCCGCCCTGCTCCGACCGTCCTCGCCGTGA
- a CDS encoding NAD(P)H-quinone oxidoreductase, translated as MTAIEISRPGGPEVLTPVERPVPRPGAGDVLIRVRAAGVNGPDVLQRKGVYDPPPGASDIPGLEIAGEVVAVGGAVQRFAPGDLVCALVTGGGYAEYAVADPRATMRLPAGLSLVEAAALPETFMTVWLNLVRRGGFRAGESVLIHGGASGIGTTATMFAKALGASTIITTVSSPAHRDASLRLGADHAINYLEEDFVERVAAFTEGRGVDVILDIIAGDYVARNYRAAAMNGRVVQVSALKGPANGVDMWMMLAKQLTHIGSTLRPRSYDDKATIIAELERQVWPHVEAGRVKPQVYRTFGLEQVRDAHALIDSGAHVGKIVLTAGA; from the coding sequence ATGACGGCGATCGAAATCAGCCGGCCCGGCGGCCCCGAGGTGCTGACGCCCGTCGAGCGGCCCGTGCCGCGGCCCGGCGCCGGCGACGTGCTGATCCGGGTGCGGGCGGCGGGCGTGAACGGCCCCGACGTCCTGCAACGCAAGGGCGTCTACGATCCGCCGCCGGGCGCGTCCGACATTCCGGGGCTCGAAATCGCGGGCGAGGTCGTGGCGGTGGGCGGCGCCGTGCAGCGCTTCGCGCCCGGCGACCTGGTGTGCGCGCTCGTGACGGGCGGCGGCTATGCGGAGTACGCGGTGGCCGACCCGCGCGCGACCATGCGGCTGCCGGCCGGCCTCAGCCTGGTCGAGGCGGCGGCGTTGCCGGAGACCTTCATGACCGTGTGGCTCAATCTCGTGCGGCGCGGCGGGTTCCGGGCCGGCGAATCGGTGCTGATCCACGGTGGCGCGTCGGGTATCGGCACCACGGCGACGATGTTCGCGAAGGCGCTCGGTGCGTCGACCATCATCACCACGGTGTCGTCGCCCGCGCATCGCGACGCGAGCCTGCGGCTCGGCGCCGATCACGCGATCAACTACCTCGAGGAGGACTTCGTGGAGCGCGTCGCGGCGTTCACCGAGGGGCGGGGCGTGGACGTGATCCTCGACATCATCGCGGGCGACTATGTCGCGCGCAACTATCGGGCGGCCGCGATGAACGGCCGGGTCGTGCAGGTGAGCGCGTTGAAAGGGCCGGCGAACGGGGTCGACATGTGGATGATGCTGGCCAAGCAGCTCACGCATATCGGTTCGACCCTGCGCCCGCGCAGCTACGACGACAAGGCGACGATCATCGCCGAGCTGGAGCGGCAGGTGTGGCCGCATGTCGAGGCGGGGCGGGTCAAGCCGCAGGTGTACCGGACCTTCGGGCTCGAGCAGGTGCGCGATGCGCATGCGCTGATCGACTCGGGCGCGCATGTCGGGAAGATCGTGCTGACCGCCGGGGCGTAG
- a CDS encoding YoaK family protein — MAPTQYFRSLAGKDRSAGGNRHLGFSLAFVAGAANAGGFLAVHQYTSHMSGIVSSIADEAMLGNLVLALAGIASLLAFVAGAAGSALLVNWGRRRGLQSQYASPLLVEAALLLCFGLLGSQLAAHRTLFAPLTVLLLCFIMGLQNAMITKLSNAEIRTTHVTGMVTDIGIELGKLCYPNRADDPALPPVRANLPRLRVLATMLAMFLGGGLLGAVGFKHVGYSVTIPLAVILAVLAFVPLVDDLRAQVGKRWR; from the coding sequence ATGGCGCCCACGCAGTACTTCCGCAGCCTCGCCGGCAAGGACCGCAGCGCCGGCGGCAACCGCCACCTCGGCTTCTCGCTCGCGTTCGTCGCGGGCGCCGCCAACGCGGGCGGATTTCTCGCGGTGCACCAGTACACCTCGCACATGAGCGGCATCGTGTCGTCGATCGCCGACGAGGCGATGCTCGGCAACCTCGTGCTCGCGCTCGCCGGCATTGCCTCGCTGCTCGCCTTCGTCGCGGGCGCCGCGGGCTCGGCGCTGCTCGTCAACTGGGGCCGGCGGCGCGGGCTGCAGAGCCAGTATGCGTCGCCGCTGCTGGTCGAGGCCGCGCTGCTGCTGTGCTTCGGCCTGCTCGGCAGCCAGCTTGCCGCGCATCGCACGCTGTTCGCGCCGCTCACGGTGCTGCTGCTGTGCTTCATCATGGGCCTGCAGAACGCGATGATCACCAAGCTCTCGAATGCGGAGATCCGCACGACCCATGTGACCGGCATGGTCACCGACATCGGCATCGAACTCGGCAAGCTGTGCTATCCGAACCGCGCGGACGACCCGGCGCTGCCGCCCGTGCGCGCCAACCTGCCGCGCCTGCGGGTGCTCGCGACGATGCTCGCGATGTTCCTCGGCGGCGGGCTGCTCGGCGCGGTCGGCTTCAAGCATGTCGGCTATTCGGTGACCATCCCGCTCGCCGTGATCCTCGCCGTGCTCGCGTTCGTGCCGCTCGTCGATGATCTGCGCGCCCAGGTCGGGAAGCGGTGGCGCTGA
- a CDS encoding M23 family metallopeptidase: MWTLLAPVHDPVSARRLMRRAWPTTGALGALLAFAFTAALPAVSKPPAAALERAALTPQRVLADTPFPSAHRFVSHELERLVAERSAPPGLFAPLTAHRNDLLGYGADMFAAAPDALEADSGLRAGEITASLADTLNRLDLPPEVRIQIGDLVTGKLRLHARAQAGDRYRIAFDTSAGVPRVTALELRAGGRAFGALWFKPPGAPEGAYYAFDGRPLDGAAFTMPVRSTRISSYFGERVHPLSHLRLMHTGVDLAAPRGTRVNAAANGVVSFVGTDPGGYGQYVIVDHPGGYSTYYAHLSAFAPGLKTGAAIAQGQRLGAVGATGAATGPHLHFEVRIADRPVDPLVTLAQAQDPLSGMQLSAFRHHLDDMRATLAAAAPAPLGFAQIDAPLWADFARDTSTLRAIFDTHYAST, encoded by the coding sequence ATGTGGACACTGTTGGCCCCCGTACATGACCCTGTTTCCGCGCGCCGCCTGATGCGGCGGGCCTGGCCCACCACCGGCGCGCTGGGCGCGCTGCTGGCTTTCGCATTCACCGCCGCGCTGCCCGCCGTCTCGAAGCCGCCGGCGGCCGCGCTCGAACGGGCGGCGCTCACGCCGCAGCGGGTGCTCGCCGACACCCCGTTCCCGAGCGCGCACCGGTTCGTCTCGCACGAACTCGAGCGGCTCGTGGCCGAGCGCAGCGCGCCGCCCGGGCTGTTCGCCCCGCTCACCGCCCACCGCAACGACCTGCTCGGCTATGGCGCCGACATGTTCGCCGCCGCGCCCGACGCGCTCGAAGCGGATTCCGGCCTGCGCGCGGGCGAGATCACCGCGAGCCTCGCCGACACCCTGAACCGGCTCGACCTGCCGCCCGAAGTCCGGATCCAGATCGGCGACCTGGTCACCGGCAAGCTGCGCCTGCATGCGCGCGCCCAGGCCGGCGACCGCTACCGGATCGCCTTCGACACCTCGGCCGGCGTGCCGCGCGTGACGGCGCTCGAGCTCCGGGCCGGCGGGCGCGCGTTCGGCGCGCTGTGGTTCAAGCCGCCTGGCGCGCCCGAGGGCGCGTATTACGCGTTCGACGGCCGCCCGCTCGACGGCGCGGCCTTCACGATGCCGGTGCGCAGCACGCGCATCAGCTCGTACTTCGGCGAGCGCGTCCATCCGCTGTCGCACCTGCGCCTGATGCATACGGGCGTCGACCTCGCCGCGCCGCGCGGCACCCGCGTGAACGCGGCGGCGAACGGCGTCGTGTCGTTCGTCGGCACCGATCCGGGCGGCTACGGCCAATACGTGATCGTCGACCATCCGGGCGGCTATTCCACCTACTACGCGCACCTGTCGGCGTTCGCGCCGGGCCTGAAGACGGGCGCCGCGATCGCGCAGGGCCAGCGGCTCGGCGCGGTCGGCGCGACGGGCGCCGCGACCGGCCCGCACCTGCACTTCGAGGTGCGCATCGCCGATCGGCCGGTCGATCCGCTCGTCACGCTCGCGCAAGCGCAGGATCCGCTGTCGGGCATGCAGCTGAGCGCGTTCCGCCACCATCTCGACGACATGCGCGCGACGCTCGCGGCGGCCGCGCCGGCGCCGCTCGGCTTCGCGCAGATCGACGCGCCGCTGTGGGCCGATTTCGCGCGCGACACCTCGACGCTGCGCGCGATCTTCGACACCCACTACGCCTCGACCTGA
- a CDS encoding MexX/AxyX family multidrug efflux RND transporter periplasmic adaptor subunit: MKNLRAAPRHPLSLILVAALVVAGCGRREASEPAAAAPEATVITVKTSAVPLTIELPGRLDAYRQAEVRARVAGVVTARTYEEGQEVKAGAVLFRIDPAPLKAARDAAEGALAKTQAALLAASDKRRRYDDLVRDRAVSERDQMEALADERQAQAAVTSARAELARAQLQLGYATVTAPISGRARRALVTEGALVGQDQATPLTTVEQLDPIYVNFSQPAADVEALRRAVSSGRAAGIAQQDIEVTLLRADGTPYARKGKLLFADLAVDPATDTVAMRALFPNPERELLPGGYVRLALDRAVARDALRVPRDALLRSADHATVKVVGPDGKIRDAEVEAERMKGDQWLVTRGLKNGERVVVDNAAQFAAGTTVKAVERAAPATGPANGAADGVAPSAASQS; encoded by the coding sequence ATGAAAAATCTCCGTGCCGCCCCCCGTCATCCGTTGTCGCTGATCCTGGTCGCGGCGCTCGTCGTCGCGGGTTGCGGCAGGCGCGAGGCGAGCGAGCCGGCGGCGGCGGCGCCGGAGGCGACCGTGATCACCGTGAAGACGAGCGCGGTGCCGCTGACGATCGAACTGCCCGGCCGGCTCGACGCGTATCGGCAGGCCGAGGTGCGCGCGCGGGTCGCGGGCGTCGTGACCGCGCGCACCTACGAGGAAGGGCAGGAGGTGAAGGCGGGCGCGGTGCTGTTCCGGATCGATCCGGCGCCGCTCAAGGCCGCGCGCGACGCGGCCGAGGGCGCGCTCGCGAAGACGCAGGCGGCGCTGCTCGCCGCCAGCGACAAGCGGCGGCGCTACGACGATCTGGTGCGCGACCGCGCGGTCAGCGAGCGCGATCAGATGGAGGCGCTCGCGGACGAGCGCCAGGCGCAGGCGGCCGTCACCTCCGCGCGGGCCGAACTGGCGCGCGCGCAGCTGCAGCTCGGCTATGCGACCGTCACCGCGCCGATCAGCGGCCGCGCGCGGCGCGCGCTCGTCACCGAGGGCGCGCTCGTCGGCCAGGACCAGGCCACGCCGCTGACCACGGTCGAGCAGCTCGATCCGATCTACGTGAACTTCTCGCAGCCGGCAGCCGACGTCGAGGCGCTGCGGCGCGCGGTCAGCAGCGGCCGCGCGGCCGGCATCGCGCAGCAGGACATCGAGGTCACGCTGCTGCGCGCCGATGGCACGCCGTATGCCCGCAAGGGCAAGCTGCTGTTCGCCGATCTCGCGGTCGACCCCGCGACCGATACGGTCGCGATGCGCGCGCTGTTCCCGAATCCCGAGCGCGAACTGCTGCCGGGCGGCTACGTGCGGCTCGCGCTCGACCGCGCGGTCGCCCGCGATGCGTTGCGGGTGCCGCGCGATGCGCTGCTGCGCAGCGCCGACCACGCGACGGTCAAGGTCGTGGGGCCGGACGGCAAGATCCGCGACGCGGAGGTCGAGGCCGAGCGCATGAAGGGCGACCAGTGGCTCGTCACGCGCGGGCTCAAGAACGGCGAGCGCGTGGTGGTCGACAACGCCGCCCAGTTCGCGGCCGGCACCACCGTGAAGGCGGTCGAGCGCGCGGCGCCGGCAACTGGCCCGGCCAACGGCGCGGCCGACGGCGTCGCGCCGTCCGCCGCGTCCCAATCCTGA
- a CDS encoding LysR family transcriptional regulator, translating into MNWDDTRIFLAVYRERSLRGAARVVGLDQATVGRRLAALERALGATLFLRTSGGYAPTSAGEVALRAAEKMEQASIDLVRQTQGVDQRLAGDVRVTTTDSLGVEFLMTAIRNLHATHPDVRVLLNTSTQVQNLARREADIAVRTVKPDNPDLLTRRLAAWPVGLFASPDYLDRLGEPTPGTGFAGHDLVFYLPYLQARRSLTLVGEPIHAGRIVSGLNSSLMVRAAVRAGLGIGEVPLPIAERDGLVRIWPTRTSATAYEVWLVTHQDLRHTARISAMIDRIVQVFEATPAAAARGRARTR; encoded by the coding sequence TTGAACTGGGACGACACGCGGATCTTTCTTGCCGTTTATCGGGAGCGCAGCCTGCGCGGCGCGGCGCGCGTCGTCGGCCTGGACCAGGCGACGGTGGGCCGGCGACTTGCCGCGCTCGAGCGCGCGCTCGGCGCGACGCTGTTCCTGCGCACCTCGGGCGGCTATGCGCCGACGTCGGCCGGCGAGGTCGCGCTGCGCGCCGCGGAGAAAATGGAACAGGCGTCGATCGATCTCGTGCGGCAGACCCAGGGCGTGGACCAGCGCCTCGCGGGCGACGTGCGCGTGACGACGACCGATTCGCTCGGCGTCGAATTCCTGATGACGGCGATCCGCAACCTGCACGCCACGCATCCGGACGTGCGCGTGCTGCTCAACACCTCGACCCAGGTGCAGAACCTCGCCAGGCGCGAAGCCGATATCGCGGTGCGCACGGTCAAGCCCGACAATCCCGACCTGCTCACGCGCCGGCTCGCCGCCTGGCCGGTGGGGCTGTTCGCGTCGCCGGACTATCTCGACCGGCTGGGCGAGCCGACGCCCGGCACGGGCTTCGCGGGGCACGACCTCGTGTTCTACCTGCCGTATCTGCAGGCGCGTCGTTCGCTCACCCTGGTCGGCGAGCCGATCCACGCGGGGCGGATCGTGTCGGGATTGAATTCGAGCCTGATGGTGCGCGCCGCGGTGCGCGCGGGGCTCGGCATCGGCGAGGTGCCGCTGCCGATCGCCGAACGCGACGGCCTCGTGAGAATCTGGCCGACGCGCACGAGCGCGACGGCCTACGAGGTGTGGCTGGTCACGCACCAGGACTTGCGGCATACCGCGCGCATCAGCGCGATGATCGATCGGATCGTGCAGGTGTTCGAGGCGACGCCGGCGGCGGCGGCGCGCGGCCGCGCGCGCACGCGATGA
- a CDS encoding efflux transporter outer membrane subunit gives MTERISGARRFPTPPGAPAWSAALVAALLAGCTLAPRYERPAAPVPAAYTDAASGAAAATPAADAAAAARAAQLDDWRAYFTEPALRALIDAALANNRDLRVATLRIEEARGLYGVARADRLPSVDGNLGFERASQYDPVVRERAISGLYRAGVGVSAFELDLFGRVKSLSDAALAEYFATAEAQRAVRISLVAEVATAYVNERALVDQLALAQRTLDARERSHALTQRRYAAGTSTAIELRTTELLVASARAAQAALAREHTAAVSALRLLVGDFTQDVAAGASALDALTVAPVPAGLPSELLERRPDIRQAEARLIAANANIGAARAAFFPRITLTTEVGSVSDTFASLFAGGTGVWSFAPRLTLPIFAGGRNRANLDVAEARRHIAVAEYEKAIQVAFREVSDGFAARGQIDAQLAAQQAAYDADRERLRLAERRYGGGVASYLELLDAQRGTFESGQELIRLKQLRCANAIALYRALGGGWSRAECAQAGCAAA, from the coding sequence ATGACTGAGCGGATCAGCGGCGCACGCCGCTTCCCGACCCCGCCGGGCGCGCCGGCCTGGAGCGCCGCGCTCGTCGCGGCGCTGCTCGCGGGCTGCACGCTCGCGCCACGCTACGAACGGCCGGCCGCGCCGGTGCCGGCGGCGTATACCGACGCCGCGTCCGGCGCGGCCGCCGCGACGCCGGCTGCGGACGCGGCTGCGGCGGCGCGTGCCGCGCAGCTCGACGACTGGCGCGCGTACTTCACCGAGCCCGCGTTGCGCGCGCTGATCGACGCGGCGCTCGCCAACAACCGCGACCTGCGCGTCGCGACCTTGCGCATCGAGGAGGCGCGCGGCCTGTACGGCGTCGCGCGCGCGGACCGGCTGCCGTCGGTGGACGGCAATCTCGGCTTCGAACGCGCGAGCCAGTACGACCCGGTGGTGCGCGAGCGCGCGATCAGCGGCCTGTATCGTGCGGGCGTGGGCGTGAGCGCCTTCGAGCTGGACCTGTTCGGCCGCGTGAAAAGCCTGTCGGACGCGGCGCTGGCCGAGTACTTCGCGACCGCCGAGGCGCAGCGCGCGGTGCGCATCAGCCTGGTCGCCGAGGTGGCGACCGCCTATGTGAACGAGCGCGCGCTGGTCGATCAGCTGGCGCTCGCGCAGCGCACGCTCGACGCGCGCGAGCGGAGCCATGCGCTCACGCAGCGCCGCTACGCGGCCGGCACCAGCACCGCGATCGAGCTGCGCACCACGGAACTGCTGGTCGCGTCGGCGCGCGCCGCGCAGGCCGCGCTCGCGCGCGAGCACACGGCGGCCGTCAGCGCGCTGCGGCTGCTCGTCGGCGATTTCACGCAGGACGTGGCGGCCGGCGCGAGCGCGCTCGATGCGCTGACGGTCGCGCCGGTGCCGGCCGGGCTGCCGTCGGAACTGCTCGAACGGCGGCCCGACATCCGCCAGGCGGAGGCGCGCCTGATCGCCGCGAACGCGAACATCGGCGCGGCGCGCGCGGCGTTCTTCCCGCGCATCACGCTGACGACCGAGGTCGGTTCGGTCAGCGACACCTTCGCGAGCCTGTTCGCGGGCGGTACCGGGGTGTGGTCGTTCGCACCCCGGCTCACGCTGCCGATCTTCGCGGGCGGGCGCAATCGCGCGAATCTCGACGTCGCCGAGGCGCGCCGGCATATCGCGGTCGCCGAGTACGAGAAGGCGATCCAGGTCGCGTTCCGCGAGGTGTCGGACGGCTTCGCCGCGCGCGGCCAGATCGACGCGCAACTGGCCGCGCAACAGGCGGCCTACGACGCCGACCGCGAGCGTCTGCGGCTCGCGGAGCGGCGCTACGGCGGCGGGGTGGCGAGCTATCTCGAACTGCTCGACGCGCAGCGCGGCACCTTCGAGTCCGGACAGGAGCTGATCCGGCTCAAGCAACTGCGGTGCGCGAATGCGATCGCGCTGTATCGCGCGCTCGGCGGCGGGTGGTCGCGGGCCGAGTGCGCGCAAGCCGGCTGCGCGGCGGCCTGA
- a CDS encoding multidrug efflux RND transporter permease subunit — translation MARFFIDRPVFAWVISIFIMLGGLFAIRSLPVAQYPDIAPPVVSIYATYPGASAQVVEESVTAVIEREMNGAPGLLYTSATSGTGTATLTLTFKQGVNPDLAAVEVQNRLKTVDARLPEAVRRDGITVEKAADNIQLVVSLTSEDGRLSAVQLGEYASANVVQALRRVEGVGKVQFWGAEYAMRIWPDPVKLAGLGLSASDIVSAVRAHNARVTIGDIGRSAVPDDAPIAATVLADAPLKTPEDFGAITLRSRADGAALFLRDVARIEFGGSEYSYPSYVNGKTATGMGIKLAPGSNAVATEARVRETMDDLAKYFPPGVKYQIPYETSSFVRVSMQKVVTTLIEAGVLVFLVMYLFMQNLRATLIPTLVVPVALLGTFGVMFAAGFSINVLTMFGMVLAIGILVDDAIVVVENVERLMVEEGLAPYEATVKAMGQISGAIIGITVVLTSVFVPMAFFGGAVGNIYRQFALALAVSIGFSAFLALSLTPALCATLLKPIDAGHHEKRGFFGRFNRFVTRATDRYTHGVGRLLAKPLRWLAVYGALTAVAVLMMTKLPTAFLPDEDQGNFMVMVIRPQGTPLAETMKSVREVEAYVRGKEPAAYTFALGGFNLYGEGPNGGMIFVTLKNWQTRKGAHDQVQAIVARINERFSATPNTVVFAMNSPALPDLGSTGGFDYRLQDRGGVGYAALVAAREKLLAEGRDDPALTDLMFAGTQDAPQLKLDIDRVKASALGVSMDEINATLSVMFGSDYIGDFMHGAQVRRVIVQADGGHRVDPEDVKKLRVRNAKGEMVPLSAFASMHWTVGPPQLTRYNGYPSFTINGSAAHGHSSGEAMAAMERIAARLPAGVGHAWSGQSYEERLSGAQAPMLFALSVLVVFLALAALYESWSIPFAVMLVVPLGVIGAVLGVTLRGMPNDIYFKVGLIATIGLSAKNAILIVEVAKDLYAQGLSLADAAREAARLRLRPIVMTSLAFGVGVLPLAFASGAASGAQMAIGTGVLGGVITATVFAVFLVPLFFVAVGRLFNVGPRRRGSAPAPALENH, via the coding sequence ATGGCTCGTTTCTTTATCGATCGTCCGGTCTTCGCCTGGGTGATCTCGATCTTCATCATGCTGGGCGGCCTGTTCGCGATCCGCTCGCTGCCCGTCGCGCAGTACCCGGACATCGCGCCGCCCGTGGTCAGCATCTACGCGACCTATCCGGGCGCGTCGGCGCAGGTCGTCGAGGAATCGGTCACCGCGGTGATCGAGCGCGAGATGAACGGCGCGCCCGGCCTGCTGTACACCTCCGCGACGAGCGGCACCGGCACCGCGACGCTCACGCTGACCTTCAAGCAGGGCGTGAACCCCGATCTCGCGGCGGTCGAGGTGCAGAACCGCCTGAAGACCGTCGACGCGCGCCTGCCCGAAGCGGTGCGGCGCGACGGCATCACGGTCGAGAAGGCCGCGGACAACATTCAGCTCGTGGTGTCGCTGACTTCCGAGGACGGCCGCCTGAGCGCGGTGCAGCTCGGCGAATACGCGTCCGCGAACGTGGTGCAGGCGCTGCGCCGGGTCGAGGGCGTGGGCAAGGTGCAGTTCTGGGGCGCCGAGTATGCGATGCGCATCTGGCCCGATCCGGTCAAGCTCGCCGGGCTCGGCCTGAGCGCCTCCGACATCGTGTCGGCCGTGCGCGCGCACAACGCGCGCGTGACGATCGGCGACATCGGCCGCTCGGCCGTGCCGGACGACGCGCCGATCGCCGCGACCGTGCTCGCGGACGCGCCGCTCAAGACGCCCGAGGATTTCGGCGCGATCACGCTGCGCAGCCGCGCGGACGGCGCCGCGCTGTTCCTGCGCGACGTCGCGCGGATCGAGTTCGGCGGCAGCGAGTACAGCTACCCGTCCTACGTGAACGGCAAGACCGCGACCGGGATGGGCATCAAGCTCGCGCCGGGTTCGAACGCGGTCGCGACGGAAGCGCGCGTGCGCGAGACGATGGACGACCTCGCCAAGTACTTCCCGCCCGGCGTCAAATACCAGATCCCGTACGAGACGTCGTCGTTCGTGCGCGTGTCGATGCAGAAGGTCGTGACGACGCTGATCGAGGCCGGCGTGCTGGTGTTCCTCGTGATGTACCTGTTCATGCAGAACCTCCGCGCGACGCTGATCCCGACCCTGGTCGTGCCGGTCGCGCTGCTCGGCACGTTCGGCGTGATGTTCGCGGCCGGCTTCTCGATCAACGTGCTGACGATGTTCGGCATGGTGCTCGCGATCGGCATCCTCGTCGACGACGCGATCGTGGTGGTCGAGAACGTCGAGCGGCTGATGGTCGAGGAGGGGCTCGCGCCGTACGAGGCGACCGTGAAGGCGATGGGGCAGATCAGCGGGGCGATCATCGGCATCACGGTGGTGCTGACCTCGGTGTTCGTGCCGATGGCGTTCTTCGGCGGCGCGGTGGGCAACATCTATCGTCAGTTCGCGCTGGCGCTCGCGGTGTCGATCGGTTTCTCGGCGTTCCTCGCGCTGTCGCTCACGCCCGCGCTGTGCGCGACGCTGCTCAAGCCGATCGACGCGGGCCATCACGAGAAGCGCGGCTTCTTCGGCCGCTTCAACCGCTTCGTCACGCGCGCCACCGACCGCTACACGCACGGCGTGGGCCGGCTGCTCGCGAAGCCGCTGCGCTGGCTCGCGGTCTACGGCGCGCTGACGGCGGTGGCCGTGCTGATGATGACGAAGCTGCCGACTGCGTTCCTGCCGGACGAGGACCAGGGCAATTTCATGGTGATGGTGATCCGCCCGCAAGGCACGCCGCTCGCGGAGACGATGAAGAGCGTGCGCGAGGTCGAGGCGTATGTGCGCGGCAAGGAGCCCGCCGCGTATACGTTCGCGCTCGGCGGCTTCAATCTGTACGGCGAAGGCCCGAACGGCGGGATGATCTTCGTCACGCTGAAGAACTGGCAGACGCGCAAGGGCGCGCACGACCAGGTGCAGGCGATCGTCGCGCGCATCAACGAGCGTTTCTCGGCCACGCCGAACACGGTGGTGTTCGCGATGAACTCGCCCGCGCTGCCGGACCTCGGTTCGACGGGCGGCTTCGACTACCGGCTGCAGGATCGCGGCGGGGTCGGCTACGCGGCGCTCGTCGCCGCGCGCGAGAAGCTGCTCGCCGAGGGCCGCGATGATCCCGCGCTGACCGACCTGATGTTCGCCGGCACGCAGGACGCGCCGCAGCTGAAGCTCGACATCGATCGCGTGAAGGCGAGCGCGCTCGGCGTGTCGATGGACGAGATCAACGCGACGCTTTCCGTGATGTTCGGCTCCGACTACATCGGCGACTTCATGCACGGCGCGCAGGTGCGGCGCGTGATCGTGCAGGCCGACGGCGGGCATCGCGTCGACCCGGAGGACGTGAAGAAGCTGCGGGTGCGCAATGCGAAGGGCGAGATGGTGCCGCTGTCGGCGTTCGCGTCGATGCACTGGACCGTCGGGCCGCCGCAGCTGACCCGCTACAACGGCTACCCGTCGTTCACGATCAACGGCTCGGCCGCGCACGGCCACAGCAGCGGCGAGGCGATGGCGGCGATGGAGCGGATCGCGGCGCGCCTGCCCGCCGGCGTGGGGCATGCGTGGTCCGGGCAGTCGTACGAGGAGCGGCTGTCGGGCGCGCAGGCGCCGATGCTGTTCGCGCTGTCGGTGCTGGTGGTGTTCCTCGCGCTCGCCGCGTTGTACGAGAGCTGGTCGATTCCGTTCGCGGTGATGCTGGTGGTGCCGCTCGGCGTGATCGGCGCGGTGCTCGGCGTCACGCTGCGCGGCATGCCGAACGATATCTATTTCAAGGTGGGGCTGATCGCGACGATCGGGCTGTCCGCGAAGAACGCGATCCTGATCGTCGAGGTCGCCAAGGATCTGTACGCGCAGGGCCTGTCGCTCGCCGATGCGGCGCGCGAGGCCGCGCGGCTGCGCCTGCGGCCGATCGTGATGACGTCGCTCGCGTTCGGCGTCGGCGTGCTGCCGCTCGCGTTCGCGTCGGGCGCGGCGTCCGGCGCGCAGATGGCGATCGGCACGGGCGTGCTCGGCGGCGTGATCACCGCGACGGTGTTCGCCGTGTTCCTGGTCCCGCTGTTTTTCGTGGCGGTCGGCCGTCTGTTCAACGTCGGCCCGCGCCGGCGCGGCAGCGCCCCGGCCCCCGCGCTGGAGAATCATTGA